The genomic region ACTGGGCCCAGGTGCTGGAGGGTGCGATCGATTCCTCGCACAGCTCAAGCCTGCACTCCACCGATATCGCACCGGCGCAAGTGGCGGGCGCGCAGGCCAACGACAAGCAATGGCTGCGCCCCTCCACCGACAAGGCGCCTAGAATGCGTGCGCAGGTGCATAAATGGGGTTTCCGTTACGCCGCGATCCGCACCCCGATCTTCAATCCCGAAACTCACGACTATGTGCGGATTACCGTGTATATCGCTCCATTCACCGTGCTGATTCCGCCCAACAATATGTACAAACTGTCTCAGGCGATCATCCCCATCGATGACCACAACACCATGTTCCATTTCATCGCATGGCACGAAACCGCGGGGATTGATCAAGAAGCCTGGCGGCGTTATTGCGTGGCGCGACCGGGGATCGACCTGGACGCCAACTGGCTGCCCATTCGTTCGCACGACAACCATTACCTGCAGGATCGGCGCGCGATGAAGGAGGGCTCCTTCACCGGCATGGACGGCATTCCCACTCAGGACATGGCGATGTGGGAATCGATGGGTGCAATCGCCGACCGCAGCCAGGAGCGCCTGGGCATCAGCGACTTGGCGGTGGCGCAATTTCGCAAGCAGATGGTGGCAGCGGCCAAGGCGGTGCGCGCCGGCCAGCCCGCAATTGGGACTGCCGGCCTGGAGCTGGGCCAAGCCCGAGTTAGCTCCTTCGAGGGGATCGTGCCGAAAACCACCGACTGGCGCACGCTGGGCTACGAGCCGGCGCCCGGTGAGGACGCGGCCGACCACGCGCGTAGCCCAGACGCGCAGCCATGAACTACCCCGCAGCGGTTTGCCACTGGGCGGGAATAGCGTCGTGCCCAGGCGCCGGATAGATCAGCGCGCTGCACAGCGCGCCGCCAGCGTGCAGGGCAATCGCCAGCACCAGCACATAGCCGTAGCCCCCGGTGACGTCGAAGATGCGTCCCGAAACAAGCGGCGCGCTCCCCAGACAGACGTTGGAAAGAAATTGCAGCAGCCCTATCACCGCGCCGAACCGGCGCATCCCCAGCGCCTCGGCCGCCAGCAGGGGAATGATCGCGTGCGGAGCGCCCGCAGTGGTGGACCAAAAAACGCAAAACACCACCACGAACAGCCATCCCATCATGCTGGGGCCGGCATGACTCAGGCACACAATGCTGAAGACCGAGCCCGCGATCGTTAGCAACATCGTGGGTCGCGCGCCCAGCCGATCCGCGAGCCAGCCCATGACTAGAAAGCCGACGCCGGCGCCCAGCGCCTGAATGCCAAAGATCGTGGCAGCC from Candidatus Binataceae bacterium harbors:
- a CDS encoding Rieske 2Fe-2S domain-containing protein, whose amino-acid sequence is MLSPQDNELLCRVQGDAPMGQIMRRQWLPAALSEELAESDGTPRRVRLLGEDLVLFRDSLGRLGALDEHCPHRRASLVYGRNEDCGLRCLFHGWKFDVEGNVVDMASEPTGSSLREKVKHKSYPTHEAAGFVWIYMGPPNQQPRFQAPPWAPTAQTRVSIVKMHIRCNWAQVLEGAIDSSHSSSLHSTDIAPAQVAGAQANDKQWLRPSTDKAPRMRAQVHKWGFRYAAIRTPIFNPETHDYVRITVYIAPFTVLIPPNNMYKLSQAIIPIDDHNTMFHFIAWHETAGIDQEAWRRYCVARPGIDLDANWLPIRSHDNHYLQDRRAMKEGSFTGMDGIPTQDMAMWESMGAIADRSQERLGISDLAVAQFRKQMVAAAKAVRAGQPAIGTAGLELGQARVSSFEGIVPKTTDWRTLGYEPAPGEDAADHARSPDAQP